In one window of Agromyces badenianii DNA:
- a CDS encoding potassium channel family protein — protein sequence MVDRIRHDAPVLVIGLGRFGAATAGQLDRLGREVLAVDENESLVQKWSERVTHAVVADAKSIDALKQIGAQDFSIAVCAVGSSIEASVLITANLVDLKIPQIWAKAISASHGKILQRIGANHVIYPEREAGERTAHLVSGRMLDFIEFDDDFALVKMYPPKPIRGKNLTESGVRSKYRVTVVGVKSPGKPFTYATENTVVSNHDLIIVSGTEGDIERFAALE from the coding sequence TTGGTTGATCGAATCAGGCACGACGCCCCGGTGCTCGTGATCGGCCTCGGCAGGTTCGGTGCGGCCACCGCGGGCCAGCTCGACCGCCTCGGCCGCGAGGTGCTCGCCGTCGACGAGAACGAATCGCTCGTGCAGAAGTGGTCGGAGCGGGTCACCCACGCCGTCGTCGCCGATGCGAAGTCGATCGACGCGCTCAAGCAGATCGGCGCACAGGACTTCTCCATCGCGGTCTGCGCGGTGGGGTCGTCGATCGAGGCATCCGTGCTCATCACCGCGAACCTCGTCGACCTGAAGATCCCGCAGATCTGGGCGAAGGCGATCTCGGCCTCGCACGGCAAGATCCTGCAGCGCATCGGCGCGAACCACGTCATCTACCCCGAGCGCGAAGCCGGCGAGCGCACCGCGCACCTCGTGAGCGGGCGCATGCTCGACTTCATCGAGTTCGACGACGACTTCGCCCTCGTCAAGATGTACCCGCCGAAGCCGATCCGAGGCAAGAACCTCACCGAGTCGGGGGTGCGGTCGAAGTATCGCGTCACCGTCGTCGGCGTGAAGAGCCCCGGCAAGCCGTTCACGTATGCGACCGAGAACACCGTCGTCTCAAACCACGACCTCATCATCGTCTCGGGCACCGAGGGCGACATCGAGCGGTTCGCGGCGCTCGAATAA
- the aspS gene encoding aspartate--tRNA(Asn) ligase, which translates to MSTRTLVKTLAALPDGPVTVSGWVETVRDQKKVQFVILRDESGAVQLVNPATREVEEGADAAASARLATTEAISALAHGSFITVTGELKHDERVKLGGLEVKIASLDVVTEANPETPIAADSSLDKRMDWRFLDLRHPKQALIFRIQTTFLHALRGVWVEKGLIEIQTPKLMASASESRAELFEVEYFEGKAYLAQSPQFFKQMAQAAGFGGVFEVGPAFRADPSFTSRHATEFTSIDTEISWINSHEDVMALHEELMVAGFTAVVERHGAEIAELFGIELQVPSRPFPRIPLAEAKQIVADRGYVIPRADDDMDPEGERQISAYVKETFGHDFVFLTDYAASIRPFYHMRHEGDASLTNSYDLIYNGVEISTGAQREHRIDVLVEQARDKGMDPEELEFYLDFFRYGVPPHGGFGMGLARVLMLMLGESSIRETTYLFRGPTRLLP; encoded by the coding sequence GTGAGTACACGCACCCTGGTCAAGACCCTCGCCGCCCTCCCCGACGGCCCCGTCACCGTCTCCGGATGGGTGGAGACCGTGCGCGATCAGAAGAAGGTGCAGTTCGTCATCCTTCGCGACGAGTCGGGTGCCGTGCAGCTCGTGAACCCCGCGACGCGAGAGGTCGAAGAGGGCGCGGATGCCGCGGCATCCGCTCGCCTCGCGACGACCGAGGCGATCTCGGCGCTCGCCCACGGCTCGTTCATCACCGTGACCGGTGAGCTGAAGCACGACGAGCGCGTGAAGCTCGGCGGCCTCGAGGTGAAGATCGCCTCGCTCGACGTCGTCACCGAGGCCAACCCCGAGACGCCCATCGCGGCCGACTCGAGCCTCGACAAGCGCATGGACTGGCGCTTCCTCGACCTGCGCCACCCCAAGCAGGCCCTCATCTTCCGCATCCAGACGACGTTCCTCCACGCGCTGCGCGGCGTGTGGGTCGAGAAGGGTCTCATCGAGATCCAGACCCCGAAGCTCATGGCCTCGGCGTCGGAGTCGCGCGCCGAGCTCTTCGAGGTCGAGTACTTCGAGGGCAAGGCGTACCTCGCGCAGAGCCCCCAGTTCTTCAAGCAGATGGCCCAGGCGGCCGGCTTCGGCGGCGTCTTCGAGGTCGGGCCCGCGTTCCGCGCCGACCCGTCGTTCACCTCGCGTCACGCGACCGAGTTCACCTCGATCGACACCGAGATCAGCTGGATCAACTCGCACGAAGACGTCATGGCCCTGCACGAGGAGCTCATGGTCGCGGGCTTCACCGCGGTGGTCGAGCGCCACGGTGCCGAGATCGCCGAGCTGTTCGGCATCGAGCTCCAGGTGCCGTCGCGGCCGTTCCCGCGCATCCCGCTCGCCGAGGCGAAGCAGATCGTCGCCGACCGCGGCTACGTGATCCCCCGCGCCGACGACGACATGGACCCCGAGGGCGAGCGTCAGATCTCGGCCTACGTCAAAGAGACGTTTGGCCACGACTTCGTCTTCCTCACCGACTACGCGGCGAGCATCCGGCCGTTCTACCACATGCGCCACGAGGGCGACGCGAGCCTCACGAACTCCTACGACCTCATCTACAACGGCGTCGAGATCTCGACGGGCGCCCAGCGCGAGCACCGCATCGACGTGCTCGTCGAGCAGGCTCGCGACAAGGGCATGGATCCCGAGGAGCTCGAGTTCTACCTCGACTTCTTCCGCTACGGCGTGCCGCCGCACGGCGGCTTCGGCATGGGCCTCGCTCGCGTGCTCATGCTGATGCTCGGCGAGTCGTCGATCCGCGAGACCACCTACCTGTTCCGCGGGCCGACGCGCCTGCTGCCGTAG
- a CDS encoding FAD-dependent oxidoreductase: protein MNSFWTAAATVSADQEPIIEAGERVVPAGPVDVAIVGAGITGLSTALMLQRAGRSVVVVEATKVAALATGANTGKASVLQGARLQRIRRSHSAKVVGAYVQANLDGQSWIAEFAHERSLPVELETAYSYAQSDTGLKTVLAEFDVAREAGLPVEVVERMPVPFPFAGAVALERQLALDPYRLALELADAFVAEGGVLVTGVRVQGVHASDPVVLDTEQGSLRADDVVIATATPILDRGLSFAKIRASRSYLASFRVGDPPPPGLYLSVDGPSRSVRTAPDPAPESTTRQLLVGGNGHPVGRVESTAELVDDLVAWTRRHFADVELTHRWSAQDYESLNQIPFAGRMPRGRGRIRFATGYAKWGLTNGVAAAIRISAEILGEPWHEHRPWIRTLGTRVTVPADLGRGIAENAKVAAALAAGWVRAEADSAPVPRPAEGDGVVASRRGVPVGVSTVDGQTCAVRAVCTHLGGVLRWNDAESSWDCPLHGSRFEASGRLIEGPATRDLRSTARSDGPL, encoded by the coding sequence ATGAACTCGTTCTGGACGGCTGCGGCGACCGTGTCGGCAGATCAGGAGCCGATCATCGAGGCCGGCGAGCGAGTCGTTCCGGCCGGCCCGGTCGACGTCGCGATCGTCGGTGCCGGCATCACGGGGTTGTCCACCGCGCTCATGCTGCAACGCGCCGGCCGCTCGGTCGTGGTCGTCGAGGCGACGAAGGTCGCCGCGCTCGCCACCGGCGCGAACACGGGCAAGGCCAGCGTGCTGCAGGGCGCGAGACTGCAGCGCATCCGGCGCTCCCACTCGGCGAAGGTCGTCGGCGCCTACGTGCAGGCGAACCTCGACGGTCAGTCGTGGATCGCCGAGTTCGCGCACGAACGAAGCCTGCCGGTCGAGCTCGAGACGGCTTACAGCTATGCGCAATCCGACACGGGGCTCAAGACGGTCCTCGCCGAGTTCGACGTCGCCCGCGAGGCGGGCCTGCCCGTCGAGGTCGTCGAGCGGATGCCGGTGCCGTTCCCCTTCGCCGGGGCGGTGGCACTCGAACGGCAGCTCGCCCTCGACCCGTACCGGCTCGCCCTCGAGCTCGCCGACGCGTTCGTCGCCGAGGGCGGCGTGCTCGTGACCGGGGTGCGCGTGCAGGGAGTGCACGCGTCGGACCCGGTCGTGCTCGACACCGAGCAGGGCTCCCTGCGGGCCGACGACGTGGTGATCGCGACCGCCACGCCGATCCTCGATCGCGGACTCTCCTTCGCGAAGATCCGAGCTTCGCGCTCGTACCTGGCGTCGTTCCGCGTCGGCGATCCGCCGCCTCCCGGGCTCTACCTGTCGGTCGACGGGCCGAGCCGCTCGGTGCGCACCGCTCCCGATCCCGCTCCGGAATCCACGACGCGGCAGCTCCTCGTCGGCGGCAACGGGCATCCGGTGGGCCGCGTGGAGTCGACCGCCGAACTCGTCGACGACCTCGTCGCGTGGACCCGCCGGCACTTCGCCGACGTGGAACTCACGCACCGGTGGTCGGCGCAGGACTACGAATCACTGAACCAGATCCCGTTCGCCGGCCGGATGCCCCGCGGGCGGGGTCGCATCCGCTTCGCGACCGGCTATGCCAAGTGGGGTCTCACGAACGGGGTCGCCGCGGCGATCCGCATCTCGGCGGAGATCCTCGGCGAGCCCTGGCACGAGCACCGGCCGTGGATCCGGACGCTCGGCACCCGGGTGACGGTGCCCGCCGACCTCGGCCGGGGGATCGCCGAGAACGCGAAGGTCGCGGCGGCGCTCGCCGCCGGCTGGGTTCGGGCGGAAGCCGATTCCGCCCCCGTGCCGCGGCCGGCCGAAGGCGACGGCGTCGTGGCGTCGCGCCGGGGAGTGCCGGTCGGGGTGTCGACCGTCGATGGGCAGACCTGCGCGGTTCGCGCCGTCTGCACGCACCTCGGCGGCGTGCTGCGATGGAACGATGCCGAGTCGAGTTGGGACTGCCCGTTGCACGGCTCGCGCTTCGAGGCATCCGGTCGCCTCATCGAAGGGCCGGCGACCCGAGACCTGCGCTCGACCGCGCGATCCGACGGCCCGCTCTGA
- a CDS encoding glutaredoxin family protein gives MPRDIRLTLIGKPGCHLCDDAREVVQAVLAELALTDAPPRIALDEVSILDDEELRARYAEEIPVLLIDGVVHNYWRIDPARLKTALIGG, from the coding sequence GTGCCACGCGACATCCGACTCACGCTCATCGGCAAGCCCGGCTGTCACCTCTGCGATGACGCGCGCGAGGTCGTGCAGGCCGTGCTCGCCGAGCTCGCGCTGACGGATGCTCCGCCGCGCATCGCCCTCGACGAGGTCTCCATCCTCGACGACGAGGAGCTGCGAGCCAGGTACGCCGAGGAGATCCCCGTGCTGCTCATCGACGGCGTCGTGCACAACTACTGGCGCATCGACCCGGCACGCCTGAAAACGGCGCTGATCGGCGGCTGA
- a CDS encoding TrkH family potassium uptake protein — MRAQAMGRLGRVDRRSWLGRARDAVDALVKHSPSRFAILIFAALILVFTVLFSLPIATADRQITPLHDAVFTAVSVICVTGLATVDMATHWSPFGNTLVFIGVNIGGVGVLTLASILGLVISRRLGLRAKLIAASDSNPSRIHVGPVSERQAVRLGEVGGLLATVAISALVIEVTIALGMIPSLLAAGYDAWHSVWYSFYYSAMAFTNTGFNPNPGGLEPLIGDYWFQSLLMLGVFLGSLGFPVIFALARAWRHPHRWSVHVKLTLTTTTILFVAGAAMFLLLEYGNPRTYGQLDAGPTIFQSFFMSMMTRSGGFSTINMHDLNGSSLLVSDMLMFIGGGSASTAGGIKVTTLAVLFLAAFAEARGAPSMEAFGRRIPRDMLRLSVSVVLWGATIVAVSSIAILQITKQPFDYVLFDVISAFATCGLSTGLTAELPPGGVYVMAATMFMGRVGTVTLAAALAASQRRQLFKRPEERPIVG; from the coding sequence ATGCGCGCACAGGCGATGGGCCGCCTCGGTCGAGTCGACCGCCGGTCATGGCTCGGCCGCGCGCGCGACGCGGTCGACGCGCTCGTGAAGCACTCGCCGTCGCGGTTCGCGATCCTCATCTTCGCCGCGCTGATCCTCGTGTTCACGGTGCTCTTCTCGCTGCCGATCGCGACCGCCGATCGGCAGATCACGCCGCTCCACGACGCCGTGTTCACGGCGGTGTCGGTCATCTGCGTCACCGGCCTCGCGACGGTCGACATGGCGACGCACTGGTCGCCGTTCGGCAACACCCTCGTCTTCATCGGCGTCAACATCGGCGGCGTCGGCGTGCTGACGCTCGCCTCTATCCTCGGCCTCGTCATCTCGCGGCGGCTGGGGCTCCGGGCCAAGCTCATCGCGGCGAGCGACTCGAACCCCTCGCGCATCCACGTCGGCCCGGTCTCCGAGCGGCAGGCCGTGCGCCTCGGCGAGGTCGGCGGGCTGCTCGCCACGGTCGCGATCAGCGCCCTCGTGATCGAGGTGACGATCGCGCTCGGCATGATCCCGAGCCTGCTCGCCGCGGGCTACGACGCGTGGCACTCGGTCTGGTACAGCTTCTACTACTCGGCGATGGCCTTCACGAACACGGGATTCAACCCGAATCCCGGCGGCCTCGAACCGCTCATCGGCGACTACTGGTTCCAGTCGCTGCTCATGCTCGGGGTCTTCCTCGGCAGCCTCGGCTTCCCCGTGATCTTCGCGCTGGCGCGGGCCTGGCGACATCCGCATCGCTGGAGCGTGCACGTCAAGCTCACCCTCACGACGACCACGATCCTCTTCGTGGCCGGCGCGGCGATGTTCCTGCTGCTCGAGTACGGCAACCCCAGGACCTACGGGCAGCTCGACGCCGGGCCGACGATCTTCCAGTCGTTCTTCATGTCGATGATGACGAGATCGGGCGGCTTCTCGACCATCAACATGCACGACCTCAACGGATCCAGCCTGCTGGTCTCCGACATGCTCATGTTCATCGGTGGCGGTTCGGCGTCGACGGCCGGCGGCATCAAGGTCACCACGCTCGCGGTGCTCTTCCTGGCCGCGTTCGCCGAGGCGAGAGGCGCGCCCTCGATGGAGGCGTTCGGCCGGCGCATCCCGCGCGACATGCTGCGACTGTCGGTCAGCGTCGTGCTCTGGGGCGCCACGATCGTGGCCGTGTCGTCGATCGCGATCCTGCAGATCACGAAGCAGCCGTTCGACTACGTGCTCTTCGACGTGATCTCGGCGTTCGCCACCTGCGGCCTGTCGACCGGCCTGACGGCCGAGCTGCCGCCAGGGGGCGTCTACGTCATGGCAGCCACGATGTTCATGGGCCGGGTTGGTACAGTGACACTCGCCGCCGCCCTGGCGGCGAGCCAGCGCCGGCAGTTGTTCAAGCGTCCCGAAGAGAGGCCCATCGTTGGTTGA
- a CDS encoding efflux RND transporter permease subunit has product MTLLTKLSLANRVIVGLVTIVIVAFGLFATGSLKQELLPSVQQPGAVVVATYPGASPTSVERELTAPIEQLVRSVEGVTGITSDSRNGSASIQVKWDFGLDSEQVVADIRTAIGAAESTLPAGSTSEVYAGGSDDLPVMSLAVAADTEPADFAKRVESVVLPALRGIEGVRQVQLSGQHETQLVITMRPVDLAAKGVSAEEVGAAVEASSAVVAAGTSVSDGLALSIEVGSPVATVEELAGLPVQHRAGPFPLSAVADVELAPATMTTIARADGLPSLSLSLLKNPDANAVQLAHTIRDALPALERELGDGASFTIVFDQSPMVEQSIHDLSVEGGLGLLFAVLVILVFLLSLRSTIITAVSIPLSLLIAMIGLWIGDYSLNIFTLAALTVAVGRVVDDSIVVIENLKRRHIGVPMTTDSALAAVREVAGAVTASTITTVAVFLPIAFVGGTTGELFRPFAVTVTIALLASLVVSLTIVPVLAYWFMGARSRAETSSDDPQTRPLAEAPAPDSERAEEVTRLQRGYLPVLMAALRHPLISLGAAAVIFAGTIVAGGFLKMDYLGDLGGGDTLQVSQELPAGSSLETTSDAAARVESVLADTPGVASYLTTIGDGSSSSTASITVTLEDDAVSDDVAASITRAVKNRADVGTVDIGEPDAGFSAGGIQVAVRGDDPAALATGAAAVEAMLAELPGVGAATSDLAEEQAILKVDVDRTTAAGYGFTQEQVGTAISDMLRGTSLGSVVLEGTTREIVVRTQRAGTTPAEIAALPLPVSALQQAAAQKAASDRLTADQRAAAERARAEARSQSTRQESELRTARAEATAELARSIDQLAALSSAPLEVPTAEPATPEEQALERAALERAEQLAALEGAVAQARSAIASFDEQLVAMTTARSDAASQEAESERFTQAQEDLAEVRAAPILVQDVARVVDELAPATIVRVDGVRTVTVSAEPADEDLGAVSVAIRNGLDGLELPTGVSAELGGVAQAQEESFAQLGLAMLMAIALVYIVMVATFRSLVQPLILLVSVPFAATGAVAGLLVTGTPLGIPAMIGLLMLIGIVVTNAIVLIDLINAFRLRGDSVLDAVIHGSRLRLRPIIMTACATVFALLPMSLGLTGGGVFISQSLAIVVIGGLVSSTLLTLLLVPVLYSLLERRAERRHERRNERRHAKSAATPEAA; this is encoded by the coding sequence ATGACCCTTCTGACCAAGCTGAGCCTTGCCAACCGCGTGATCGTCGGGCTGGTGACCATCGTGATCGTCGCGTTCGGCCTCTTCGCCACGGGCTCCCTCAAGCAAGAGCTCCTCCCCTCGGTGCAGCAGCCCGGCGCGGTCGTCGTCGCGACGTACCCCGGCGCGTCGCCCACCTCGGTCGAGCGCGAGCTCACGGCGCCCATCGAGCAGCTCGTGCGAAGCGTCGAGGGCGTCACGGGCATCACCTCGGATTCGAGGAACGGCAGCGCGAGCATCCAGGTGAAGTGGGACTTCGGCCTCGATTCCGAGCAGGTCGTGGCCGACATCCGCACCGCGATCGGCGCGGCCGAGAGCACGCTGCCCGCAGGCAGCACGAGCGAGGTCTACGCCGGCGGCAGCGACGACCTGCCGGTGATGTCGTTGGCCGTCGCCGCCGACACCGAGCCGGCCGACTTCGCGAAGCGGGTCGAATCCGTCGTGCTGCCCGCGCTCCGCGGCATCGAGGGCGTTCGCCAGGTGCAGCTCAGCGGGCAGCACGAGACGCAGCTCGTCATCACCATGCGGCCGGTCGATCTGGCCGCGAAGGGCGTCTCGGCCGAGGAGGTCGGCGCCGCGGTCGAGGCGAGCAGCGCCGTCGTCGCCGCCGGCACGAGCGTCAGTGACGGGCTCGCCCTCTCCATCGAGGTCGGGAGTCCGGTCGCCACCGTCGAGGAGCTGGCGGGGCTGCCCGTGCAGCACCGGGCCGGGCCGTTCCCGCTCTCTGCGGTCGCCGATGTCGAGCTCGCACCGGCGACGATGACCACCATCGCGCGCGCCGACGGACTCCCGTCGCTCAGCCTCTCCCTCCTGAAGAACCCCGACGCGAACGCCGTGCAGCTCGCGCACACGATCCGCGACGCACTGCCCGCGCTCGAGCGCGAGCTCGGCGACGGCGCATCGTTCACGATCGTCTTCGACCAGTCGCCGATGGTGGAGCAGTCGATTCACGACCTCTCAGTCGAGGGCGGCCTCGGCCTTCTGTTCGCGGTGCTCGTGATCCTCGTCTTCCTGCTCTCGCTCCGATCGACGATCATCACGGCGGTCTCGATCCCGCTGTCGCTGCTCATCGCCATGATCGGGCTGTGGATCGGCGACTACTCGCTGAACATCTTCACCCTCGCGGCGCTGACCGTCGCCGTCGGCCGCGTGGTCGACGACTCGATCGTCGTGATCGAGAATCTCAAGCGGCGCCACATCGGGGTGCCGATGACGACGGACTCCGCCCTCGCCGCCGTTCGCGAGGTCGCCGGGGCCGTGACGGCCTCCACGATCACGACGGTCGCCGTGTTCCTGCCGATCGCCTTCGTCGGCGGAACCACTGGCGAGCTGTTCCGCCCGTTCGCCGTGACCGTCACCATCGCGCTCCTCGCCTCCCTCGTGGTGTCGCTGACGATCGTGCCCGTGCTGGCGTACTGGTTCATGGGCGCACGCAGCCGTGCCGAGACATCGTCGGATGACCCGCAGACGAGGCCGCTCGCAGAAGCCCCCGCACCCGATTCGGAGCGGGCCGAGGAGGTCACCCGTCTGCAACGCGGCTACCTTCCGGTGCTCATGGCGGCGCTGCGGCATCCGCTCATCTCGCTCGGCGCGGCCGCCGTGATCTTCGCGGGCACGATCGTCGCCGGCGGCTTCCTCAAGATGGACTACCTTGGCGACCTCGGCGGCGGGGACACCCTCCAGGTGTCGCAGGAGCTGCCCGCCGGTTCGAGCCTCGAGACCACGAGTGATGCCGCCGCACGGGTCGAGAGCGTGCTCGCCGACACCCCAGGAGTCGCCTCGTACCTCACGACGATCGGCGATGGAAGCTCGTCGAGCACCGCATCGATCACCGTCACACTCGAGGACGATGCCGTGAGCGACGACGTCGCCGCATCGATCACCCGAGCGGTGAAGAACCGTGCCGACGTCGGCACGGTCGACATCGGCGAACCCGACGCCGGGTTCTCGGCGGGGGGCATCCAGGTCGCGGTGCGCGGAGACGACCCCGCGGCGCTCGCGACGGGTGCCGCCGCCGTCGAGGCGATGCTCGCCGAGCTTCCCGGCGTCGGCGCCGCCACGAGCGACCTCGCCGAGGAGCAGGCGATCCTGAAGGTCGACGTCGATCGAACGACCGCTGCGGGCTACGGCTTCACCCAGGAGCAGGTCGGCACCGCGATCTCCGACATGCTCCGTGGCACATCGCTCGGGTCCGTCGTGCTCGAGGGCACTACCCGCGAGATCGTCGTGCGCACCCAACGTGCCGGCACGACCCCGGCCGAGATCGCCGCCCTGCCGCTTCCCGTGAGCGCGCTGCAGCAGGCCGCAGCGCAGAAGGCCGCGTCTGACCGGCTGACGGCCGACCAGAGGGCGGCAGCGGAGCGGGCCAGAGCCGAGGCCCGCTCGCAGTCGACACGCCAGGAGTCCGAGCTGCGCACCGCGCGGGCCGAGGCCACCGCGGAGCTCGCTCGATCGATCGACCAGCTCGCCGCACTGTCATCGGCACCGCTCGAGGTGCCGACGGCCGAGCCGGCGACACCGGAGGAACAGGCGCTCGAACGCGCTGCGCTCGAACGCGCCGAGCAGCTCGCCGCACTCGAGGGTGCCGTCGCCCAGGCCCGTTCGGCGATCGCCTCGTTCGACGAGCAGCTCGTCGCGATGACGACGGCGAGGTCCGACGCGGCATCCCAGGAGGCTGAGAGCGAGCGTTTCACGCAGGCGCAGGAGGACCTCGCCGAGGTGCGGGCCGCCCCGATCCTCGTGCAGGACGTCGCCCGGGTCGTCGACGAGCTCGCCCCGGCGACGATCGTCCGCGTCGACGGCGTGCGCACCGTGACCGTCTCGGCCGAGCCCGCCGACGAGGATCTCGGAGCCGTCTCCGTCGCGATCCGCAACGGACTCGACGGCCTCGAACTGCCGACGGGCGTCTCGGCCGAACTCGGCGGCGTCGCGCAGGCCCAGGAGGAGTCGTTCGCGCAGCTCGGTCTCGCCATGCTCATGGCGATCGCGCTCGTCTACATCGTCATGGTCGCGACGTTCCGGAGTCTCGTGCAGCCGTTGATCCTGCTCGTGTCGGTGCCGTTCGCCGCGACGGGCGCCGTGGCCGGCCTGCTCGTCACCGGCACGCCGCTCGGAATCCCGGCGATGATCGGCCTGCTCATGCTGATCGGCATCGTGGTGACGAATGCGATCGTGCTCATCGACCTGATCAACGCGTTCCGGCTGCGGGGGGACTCCGTGCTCGACGCCGTCATCCACGGCTCGAGGCTGCGGCTGCGCCCCATCATCATGACGGCGTGCGCGACGGTGTTCGCACTGCTGCCCATGTCGCTCGGCCTCACCGGCGGCGGGGTGTTCATCTCGCAGTCGCTCGCGATCGTCGTGATCGGCGGGCTCGTCTCCTCGACGCTGCTGACGCTGCTGCTCGTGCCGGTGCTCTACTCGCTGCTCGAGCGCCGCGCGGAGCGACGGCACGAACGTCGAAACGAGCGGCGGCACGCGAAGAGCGCCGCGACTCCGGAGGCGGCGTGA
- a CDS encoding ArsR/SmtB family transcription factor yields MADIFDVVADSTRRDILAVLLERENSVPSSGGEISVSEIVTALGASQPTVSKHLKVLRESGLVAVREEGQHRYYRLDRTPLETLEDWLIPFVSTDAAADAATLAGVAARDEAPLNEDQFAFASAIGKAFAQTAHQVTAVVGPKKRR; encoded by the coding sequence ATGGCGGACATCTTCGACGTGGTGGCGGACTCGACGCGGCGCGACATCCTCGCCGTGCTCCTCGAGCGCGAGAACTCTGTGCCATCGTCGGGGGGCGAGATCAGCGTGTCCGAGATCGTGACCGCGCTCGGCGCGAGCCAGCCGACGGTCTCCAAGCACCTGAAGGTCTTGCGCGAGTCCGGTCTCGTGGCGGTGCGCGAAGAGGGCCAGCACCGCTACTACCGGCTCGACCGCACCCCGCTCGAGACCCTCGAAGACTGGCTGATCCCGTTCGTGTCGACGGATGCCGCGGCCGACGCCGCGACCCTCGCGGGCGTCGCCGCACGCGACGAGGCCCCACTCAACGAGGACCAGTTCGCGTTCGCATCCGCCATCGGCAAGGCCTTCGCCCAGACCGCCCACCAGGTCACCGCGGTGGTCGGGCCGAAGAAGCGCCGCTGA
- a CDS encoding GNAT family N-acetyltransferase, which translates to MPPRDIVIRTTEEADWQAVRALRLEMLRDTPLAYGETLSTALDAGETVWRARAARGTTPRQTSIVAIDGERWIGQMGGYIPDAASGPLLVGVYVAPDHRGDAAGISRLLLEAVEEWARDFGSTLRLEVHEDNPRAIRFYEKLGFTRTGRSREYELEPGGLELEMIKPLR; encoded by the coding sequence ATGCCACCCCGCGACATCGTCATCCGCACCACCGAGGAAGCCGACTGGCAGGCGGTGCGAGCACTGCGCCTCGAGATGCTGCGCGACACCCCGCTCGCCTACGGCGAGACGCTGTCGACGGCGCTCGACGCGGGCGAAACGGTGTGGCGAGCGCGAGCGGCACGCGGCACGACGCCCCGCCAGACCTCGATCGTCGCGATCGACGGCGAGCGCTGGATCGGGCAGATGGGCGGCTACATTCCGGATGCCGCGTCGGGCCCGCTGCTCGTCGGCGTCTACGTGGCACCCGACCATCGCGGCGACGCGGCGGGCATCTCACGGCTGCTGCTCGAGGCGGTCGAGGAGTGGGCGCGCGATTTCGGCTCGACCCTGCGGCTCGAGGTGCACGAAGACAATCCCCGCGCGATCCGGTTCTACGAGAAGCTCGGCTTCACCCGCACGGGTCGAAGCCGCGAGTACGAGCTCGAGCCCGGCGGTCTCGAGCTGGAGATGATCAAGCCGCTGCGCTGA
- a CDS encoding 30S ribosomal protein bS22 — protein sequence MGSVIKKRRKRMAKKKHRKLLRKTRHQRRNKK from the coding sequence ATGGGTTCCGTCATCAAGAAGCGCCGCAAGCGCATGGCGAAGAAGAAGCACCGCAAGCTGCTTCGCAAGACGCGCCACCAGCGTCGCAACAAGAAGTAG
- a CDS encoding formylglycine-generating enzyme family protein yields MIRVEGGTFRMGSSEFYADETPVHERTVASFQIDVHPVTNEQFAAFVEATGYVTVAERPLDPADFPGADPGDLVPGGLVFTPTSGPVDLREWRQWWRWGAGASWRHPFGPEASVDALADRPAHPVVQVSFEDASAYAEWAGKRLPTEAEFEFAARGGLEGARFAWGDEEFPDGRLMVNRWQGSFPYRNTGAEGWVGTSPVMTFPANGYGLFDVTGNVWEWTTDFYTARHTPPGVEAVDAERRPNLLAAASAEPGSRIPRRVLKGGSHLCSPDYCLRYRPAARSPQSDDTATSHIGFRCARS; encoded by the coding sequence ATGATCCGGGTCGAGGGCGGCACGTTCCGCATGGGCTCGTCCGAGTTCTACGCCGACGAGACGCCCGTGCACGAGCGCACGGTCGCGTCGTTCCAGATCGACGTGCACCCGGTCACGAACGAGCAGTTCGCCGCGTTCGTCGAGGCGACGGGGTACGTCACGGTCGCCGAGCGGCCGCTCGACCCGGCGGACTTCCCGGGTGCCGACCCCGGCGACCTCGTGCCGGGCGGGCTCGTCTTCACGCCCACGTCGGGCCCCGTCGACCTGCGCGAGTGGCGGCAGTGGTGGCGCTGGGGTGCGGGCGCGAGCTGGCGGCATCCGTTCGGCCCCGAGGCGTCCGTCGACGCGCTCGCCGACCGCCCCGCTCACCCGGTCGTGCAGGTGAGCTTCGAGGATGCCTCGGCCTACGCCGAATGGGCCGGCAAGCGCCTGCCCACCGAGGCCGAGTTCGAGTTCGCCGCCCGCGGCGGGCTCGAGGGCGCGCGCTTCGCGTGGGGCGACGAGGAGTTCCCCGACGGCCGGCTCATGGTGAACCGGTGGCAGGGTTCGTTCCCGTACCGCAACACGGGTGCCGAGGGCTGGGTCGGCACCTCGCCCGTGATGACGTTCCCGGCCAACGGCTACGGCCTCTTCGACGTCACCGGCAACGTGTGGGAGTGGACCACCGACTTCTACACCGCCCGGCACACCCCGCCTGGCGTGGAGGCGGTCGACGCCGAACGGCGGCCGAACCTGCTCGCCGCAGCATCCGCCGAACCGGGCTCGCGCATTCCCCGCCGCGTGCTCAAGGGCGGCTCGCACCTGTGCTCCCCCGACTACTGCCTGCGCTACCGCCCCGCCGCCCGCTCACCGCAGTCCGACGACACGGCGACGTCGCACATCGGCTTCCGCTGCGCCCGCTCCTGA